One Labilithrix sp. genomic window, TCAACCTGCAGCTCGCCGACACGAGCGAGAAGCGGCTCATCGAGTACGACTCCGGCGCGATCGAGGAGGAGGAGCCCGCCGCCGCGCCCGCGCTCGACCTCACCGCGCGCGTGCCGATCGCGGTGACGGAGGCGACCTATCGCTACCGCACGGCCGAGGGCGGCGAGCAAGGCGGCATCTCCGACGTCACGACCACCTTCCCGCCGGGGCGGTGGACCGCGATCGTCGGCGCGGCCGGCTCGGGCAAGTCGACGCTGCTCCAGCTCGTCGTCGGACGCGCGAAGGCCGATCGCGGGACGGTCGCGTACGGCGACGCCGCCTACGACGCGCTGTCGCCCGCGCAGCGCGCGTCGTTCCTCACGCTCATGCCGCAGTCGCTCGCGATCCTCGACGGCACGATCGCGGAGAACCTCGTCTTCGGCGGCGCGGCGGAGGTGGACCTCGACCTCGTCGCGCGCACCGGCCTCGCCGCGATCTGCCAGCTCAAGGCGCTCACGATGCCGCCGGCGGACGCGCCGGCGCGCCTCGCCGAGCGCATCGCCGAGCTCCGCCCCAAGCTCCGCGCGCGGCTCGAGGCGGAGGGCTTCGCCGTGACCGCGTTCGGCGAGGGCGCGCGCGATCCGGAGGACACCGTCATCGAGCGGCTCGCGAGCTCGCGCGCCGACCGCACGCGCGTGGTGAGCACGCTCTTCGCGCCGGAGACGCGCCCCCGCCTCGACGCGCTCCTCGCGACGCCGCTCGGCAAGGCCCTCGCCGAGAAGGCGCCGGCGATCCTGGAGGACACGCGCGCGCTCCTCGGGCTCGGCTCGTTCGGCGCGTACGCGAAGCTCGCGCCGATCGCGATCGAGGAGCCGGTCTGGCAGAAGCGCGTCGCCGTCCTCGCGTTCGGCAAAGGCAAGCGCACGCGCGCGGAGCTCCGCGAGATGCTGCTCGTCTCGCTCACGGCGAAGGTGCGCGAGCTCGGGACGCTGCCGGCCGGCGATCCCGCGCCGTTCCGCGCCCTGCTCGCGGACGTGTCGGTGCCGCTCGACGCCGCCGCGCTCCATCCCCACCTCGTCTGGCGCGACAACCTCGTCTTCGGCCGCGCCGACGCGCCGAACGCGCGCGCGGAGGGGCGGATCGATCGCGTCCTCCTCGACGCGCTCGCGGCGGAGGGCCACGAGGCCGACCTCGTCCGCATCGGCCTCGGCTACAAGGTCGGCCGCGGCGGCGCGCGCCTCTCCGGCGGGCAGCGCCAGATCATCGCGCTCACCCGCGCGCTCCTGCGGCGGACGCCGGTGCTCGTCCTCGACGAGCCCACCTCCGCGCTCGACCCGTCGTCCCGCGCGCGCGTCGCGACGCTCCTCTCGGAGTGGGCGCGCGAGCGCGTGGTCATCACCGTGAGCCACGATCCCGATCTCGTGCGCTGCGCCGACGAGGTGCGCGTGCTGGAGGGCGGGCGCCTCGCGGCGGCGGGGACCTTCGCCGAGCTCGAACGGGAGAGCCAGGCGTTCCGCAACGTGCTGAAGCTCTGAGTCGGGTACGCTCTCGTCCGTGCGTCCAGTCCTCGGGCTCGTCCTCGTCGCGATCGCGACGTCGGGTTGCACGCGCAGTCCGTCCGACGCCGAGATCGACCGCGCGCTCGCGGAGGTGCGCGCCGAGAACGACGCGCAGAACACGAAGGCGGGCAAGGCGGAGGCGGAGCAATGGACGCTCGCGATCCGCGGCAACGTGAAGGACGGCGGGGTGGAGCTCTCGTGGGCCGAGATCGAGAAGCGCGCGACCTCGCACATCAAGACGCCGTCGCCGACCCACACCGCCGACGTGAAGAAGGTCCTCGACTACCGCGGCATCGTCATCCGCGACCTGCTCACCGAGCTCGAGGCGCGTGAGGACGACGGTCCCGGCGGCCACGAGATCACGGTCGTCGCCTCCGACGGCTACCGCGCCGCGCGGCCGATCGGCTTCTTCCAGCGGAACCCGATCATGCTCGCGATCGAGGAGGACGGCCTGCCGCTCGTGCGCAAGACGGGCGGCCCGCTCCTCGAGGTGATGCCGCACGCGACCCACCCGGAGACGCTCGAGAAGGCGGCCGAGGGCGGCGCGTACTACGTCACCGCGCTCATCGTCGGCACGGAGAAGCTCGCGCTCGACGTCGGCGGCAAGAAGCTGGACCTCCACGACCTCGACGGGCTCTCGCAGAAGACGGTGACGGGCAAGGTCGGCTTCCGCTCGCGCTGGTCGACGACCGGGATCGCGATCCACGGGCCGCTGCTCCGCGACGTGATCGAGGTCGGCGCGAAGCTCGATCTCCCGAGCGACGGCGAGGTGAAGATCGGACGGAAGCCCCACGCCGACGTCGCGTCGCGCGCGACGATGCTGCTCCCGATCGCGGACGTGCAGGGTTGCGACATCATCGTCGGCACGCGCTTCGGCGACGAGCGCGCGCTCATCCCCGCGGTGCAGGGCGGCCCCGCCATCCTCGCGTTCCCGAAGAACTGCGCCGCGACGACGAAGAACCAGGCCTGGCCGACGTTCGTCGAGCGGATCGAGGTCCTCGCCGGCGACGCGGGCGCGCCGACGGGGGACGGCGGCGCGAACGTGATGAAGGACGGCGGCCGATGAACAGCCGCACGACGGTGCCGTGGTACGCGTCGATCGGCACGCGCCTCCTCGCGACGGTGACGCTGCTCATCGCCGCCGTCGTCGGCGCGGTCCTCTGGCAGTGGGCGTCGTCGGCGCGGAAGCTGATCCGCGAGGAGGCGCGCCAGGAGGGCGAGTCCGTCGCGCAGACGCTCGCGCTCGCGCTCGTGCCGTTCGTGGTCGACGAGAACTGGAACCAAGCCCGCATCGTCACCGACCTGCTCGTGCAGCGGAACGCCGACCTCGTCTACGTGATCATCACCGACCGGCGCGTCGACCGCATCCCCCTCGCCTTCCCCGCCGATCAGGAGGACCGCTTCGTCCCCGACGTGATGCCGCTCGCGGTGACGCGCGCCGCGATGAAGGAGGGCGAGCCGCGCTTCGCCGAGACGTTCCTCCTCCACGACCTCGACGCCGGCGGCCGCGAGGCGGTGCGGGGCGAGCGCATCATGGAGGTCGCGCAGGACCTCCGCTTCACGACGGAGCGCTTCGGCGTCGTCCGGGTCGGCATCTCGCTCCGGCGCGCCGACCAGACCCTCGCCGCCACGATCGACCGCGCGCTCGTCGGCGTCGCGGTGAGCCTCGTCGCCGTCCTCATCGCCGCGTATTTCATGTCACGCAGCATCACGCGACCGGTCATCGAGCTCGCGGCGCTCATGCAGCGCGTCGGCGACGGCGAGCTCGACAACGAGGCAGAGGTGCACGGCAACCACGAGGTCGCGCATCTCAGCCAGGCCTTCAACGAGATGCTCGCGGGCCTCCGCCAGAAGCGCGTCCTCGAGAAGTTCGTGCCGACCGGCGCGCGGAAGGAGATCGCGCGCGACAAGAGCGGCAAGGTGGAGCTCGGCGGCCACCGCGTCCGCGCGGCGATCCTCTTCTCCGATCTGCGCGGCTTCACCGCGATGTCGGAGCGGCTCGAGCCGCAGGAGGTCGTCGCGCTCCTGAACGAGTACCTCGACAAGATGACGCGCGCGATCTCGGGGCGCGGCGGCGACATCAACGAGTACATCGGCGACGCGGTCCTCGCGGTGTTCCGCTGCG contains:
- a CDS encoding ATP-binding cassette domain-containing protein, with the protein product MAASSPSLQSLFAVWHPLYRPRLLKLGAFAIASGVVVYLEAVALRELSNAFAVNDKLLANDRVLRAFATIANDAGLRLPILILASFAVLRVGRVAIEVAGRIQSATLSQRARADLEAAILDHLLRKDDAFFAARPPAEILNRLSADIGRVVDRRNLRNQQRQALFLIAGNIYFFLREDWKLALAGIATCALGAWTMHRLTQPVKAMDKAYLEHDDRVKAMFEDFLRASAEAQVGDLRAPIKDRFETAQDARRRLFLSFSWLREKLNMVSGASYLLAFVALCVIPIYFTEADAPNLSLALIPVVLKVLPELFTNASQLVIQRLNLQLADTSEKRLIEYDSGAIEEEEPAAAPALDLTARVPIAVTEATYRYRTAEGGEQGGISDVTTTFPPGRWTAIVGAAGSGKSTLLQLVVGRAKADRGTVAYGDAAYDALSPAQRASFLTLMPQSLAILDGTIAENLVFGGAAEVDLDLVARTGLAAICQLKALTMPPADAPARLAERIAELRPKLRARLEAEGFAVTAFGEGARDPEDTVIERLASSRADRTRVVSTLFAPETRPRLDALLATPLGKALAEKAPAILEDTRALLGLGSFGAYAKLAPIAIEEPVWQKRVAVLAFGKGKRTRAELREMLLVSLTAKVRELGTLPAGDPAPFRALLADVSVPLDAAALHPHLVWRDNLVFGRADAPNARAEGRIDRVLLDALAAEGHEADLVRIGLGYKVGRGGARLSGGQRQIIALTRALLRRTPVLVLDEPTSALDPSSRARVATLLSEWARERVVITVSHDPDLVRCADEVRVLEGGRLAAAGTFAELERESQAFRNVLKL
- a CDS encoding HAMP domain-containing protein; this translates as MNSRTTVPWYASIGTRLLATVTLLIAAVVGAVLWQWASSARKLIREEARQEGESVAQTLALALVPFVVDENWNQARIVTDLLVQRNADLVYVIITDRRVDRIPLAFPADQEDRFVPDVMPLAVTRAAMKEGEPRFAETFLLHDLDAGGREAVRGERIMEVAQDLRFTTERFGVVRVGISLRRADQTLAATIDRALVGVAVSLVAVLIAAYFMSRSITRPVIELAALMQRVGDGELDNEAEVHGNHEVAHLSQAFNEMLAGLRQKRVLEKFVPTGARKEIARDKSGKVELGGHRVRAAILFSDLRGFTAMSERLEPQEVVALLNEYLDKMTRAISGRGGDINEYIGDAVLAVFRCDEENGALAAVHAAWDMQEALRQLKKETKSSEVKKLNMGIGIHVGDIVEGNIGSRDRVKFGVVGDTVNLAARIQDRSRDGKHTCIFVSDDVVQELGDAFGTESLGDFAFKGKTKGVVVHEITKRIDASGFSIRPPPSFTPG